TGACCCGGGTGGCTTCATCCACGTGAATTTCGTGGGCGGCACCGCCCTCCTTCAGGGCATCGCGAATGGCCATCAGGCCGTTCATCGCCATCCAGGGGCAGTGAGCGCAACTGCGGCAGGTGGCGCCGTTGCCGCCGGTGGGGGCTTCCACCATTTCCTTGTCGGGACAGGCCTGCTGCATCTTGTAGAAGATGCCCTTGTCGGTGGCCACGATCAGCTTCTTCTGAGGCAGATCTCTGGCTGCCTGGATCAGCTGACTGGTAGAGCCCACGGCGTCGGCCAGCTCCACCACCGACTGGGGCGACTCGGGGTGCACCAGCACGGCGGCATCCGGGTTCTGTGCCTTCAGCTCCTTCAGCGCCTTGGCCCGGAATTCGTCATGCACGATGCAGGCCCCCTGCCAGCGCAGCATCTCACAGCCGGTCTGCTTCTCGATGTAGGACCCCAGATGACGATCCGGTGCCCAGATGATCTTGTGGCCTTCGCTGTCGAGGTGCTCGACAATTTCCAGCGCGATGCTGGAGGTCACCACCCAGTCGGCCCGGGCCTTGACCGCCGCCGAGGTGTTGGCATACACCACCACGGTATGATCCGGGTGCGCATCGCAAAAGGCA
The Oceanimonas pelagia genome window above contains:
- the nadA gene encoding quinolinate synthase NadA yields the protein MTEAVDIVEFDYPFPAKPAPLTAEQQHALKDEIKSLLTARNAVLVAHYYTDPEIQALAEETGGCVADSLEMARFGKEHEAQTLIVAGVRFMGETSKILSPEKTVLMPTLEAECSLDLGCPADEFSAFCDAHPDHTVVVYANTSAAVKARADWVVTSSIALEIVEHLDSEGHKIIWAPDRHLGSYIEKQTGCEMLRWQGACIVHDEFRAKALKELKAQNPDAAVLVHPESPQSVVELADAVGSTSQLIQAARDLPQKKLIVATDKGIFYKMQQACPDKEMVEAPTGGNGATCRSCAHCPWMAMNGLMAIRDALKEGGAAHEIHVDEATRVKAMIPLERMLNFAKALKMKVKGNA